Genomic DNA from Nitrospinota bacterium:
TTATATGAAGGATGAAATCTAGAGATGTGCCAAGGGATATCCCTGCTCATTTTACTAATAAAAGTGGCAATATCTCTTAACTCTTCTTCGCTATCATTACTACCAGGGATAATGAGTGTGGTAATTTCTATAAATATCCCTTGATGAAAACACCACTCAATGCAATCCAATACAGGTTTTAAGCTTCCCTTTGTTATTTTTTTGTAAAAATCTTCTCGAAAAGATTTGAGGTCTATATTTGCAGCATCTAAATAAGGCCTTATCGTTTCCAATGCTTCTCTTGTTATATAGCCATTGGTCACAAAGATATTTTTGATGCCTTTTTTATTTGCAAGGATTGCCGTATCATATGCATATTCAAAAAAGATGGTTGGCTCCGTATAAGTATAAGCGATGCTTTGACATCTTTCCGTTTCTGCGCCTTTTACCAGTTCCTCTGGAGGCATGTCACGACCAATGATTCTAAAGTATTTTTCAGAACCTACTTGGGATATTTCAGCATTTTGACAATTGAGACATCTGAGGTTGCATCCAACCGTAGCAACAGAAAAGGCCCTGCTCTTTGGATAAAAATGAAATAATGGTTTTTTTTCAATAGGGTCTACATGAACGGCTACTGCCTTTCCATATACCAATGAGTACAAGATTCCATTTTGAT
This window encodes:
- the amrS gene encoding AmmeMemoRadiSam system radical SAM enzyme, which codes for MKEAMFYENIGDKTVRCYLCPHYCKIVQGKRGFCGVRENQNGILYSLVYGKAVAVHVDPIEKKPLFHFYPKSRAFSVATVGCNLRCLNCQNAEISQVGSEKYFRIIGRDMPPEELVKGAETERCQSIAYTYTEPTIFFEYAYDTAILANKKGIKNIFVTNGYITREALETIRPYLDAANIDLKSFREDFYKKITKGSLKPVLDCIEWCFHQGIFIEITTLIIPGSNDSEEELRDIATFISKMSRDIPWHISRFHPSYKLLHLSPTPVDTIYKAIEIGKSKGLRYIYAGNVPGNEFENTFCPHCNKIVIKRFGFTSKTYLNNNNCQYCNQKLAIQV